From the Alkalibacter rhizosphaerae genome, one window contains:
- a CDS encoding MFS transporter, with translation MEAKLGKGKMVLFLIALFLTNVAVMSDMVIIPAIANMYGVFGDSINLVNFIISGPALIVVFSSLLCGKLMQYFSKKTLLIFSYALFAAASILGVAIENALYMAVMRGIVGFAMGIVNVSAVALIPEIFLDEKKRSTILGMYNSAMAAVGAVIGLIAGYFAVAAWQFVFRVYWISVPILAMIILFVPKTPPESVVFNEDGSVTKKEALPLLSFGALVVGFILFNMIYMVIYFQISVYVLENAIGNESVAGILSSLGTVGSAVACLAFGLTYTKFKRATIIPSYLAWVLCFSLLYLKPTFAVAVFACTLMGAAYGNGFSYYFMRTTVIVPPSRISLAMGIVTAANGVGMFLSPYFATTLQQWMGVQSLTAIMPVLIILCAAGSVLSIVLTLRDKKYPTEYSLLKEAA, from the coding sequence ATGGAAGCAAAATTAGGAAAAGGTAAAATGGTCTTATTTCTCATCGCTTTGTTTCTGACCAATGTTGCCGTTATGAGCGACATGGTCATCATCCCCGCCATCGCCAACATGTATGGGGTTTTTGGGGATTCCATCAACTTAGTGAATTTCATCATCTCCGGCCCTGCCTTGATCGTCGTTTTCTCATCGTTACTTTGTGGCAAGCTGATGCAGTATTTCAGTAAAAAGACATTGCTGATCTTCAGCTACGCCCTGTTCGCCGCCGCATCCATTCTGGGTGTCGCCATAGAAAATGCATTGTATATGGCTGTCATGCGGGGGATCGTCGGATTCGCCATGGGCATTGTAAACGTTTCTGCCGTCGCCCTTATCCCTGAAATCTTTTTGGACGAAAAAAAGAGAAGCACCATCCTGGGCATGTACAATTCCGCCATGGCCGCCGTGGGGGCTGTCATCGGCCTGATCGCCGGCTACTTCGCCGTCGCTGCCTGGCAATTCGTATTCCGGGTATACTGGATCTCCGTTCCCATCCTGGCGATGATCATTCTTTTCGTCCCGAAAACGCCTCCGGAATCCGTTGTCTTCAACGAAGACGGATCCGTGACAAAAAAGGAAGCTCTTCCTTTGCTGTCCTTTGGCGCTTTGGTTGTAGGATTCATCCTTTTCAACATGATCTACATGGTCATTTATTTCCAGATCTCTGTCTACGTCCTTGAAAACGCCATTGGCAACGAATCGGTGGCAGGTATTCTGTCTTCCTTGGGTACCGTAGGCAGCGCAGTTGCCTGTCTGGCTTTTGGACTTACCTATACCAAGTTCAAAAGAGCCACCATCATCCCAAGTTATCTGGCATGGGTCCTGTGTTTTTCCCTTCTGTATTTGAAACCGACTTTCGCAGTTGCGGTCTTTGCCTGCACGCTGATGGGCGCCGCTTATGGAAACGGGTTCTCCTATTATTTCATGCGTACGACCGTGATCGTTCCACCTTCCCGCATTTCCTTGGCCATGGGGATCGTTACCGCTGCAAACGGTGTCGGAATGTTCCTGTCTCCATACTTCGCAACGACCTTGCAGCAATGGATGGGGGTCCAATCCCTGACCGCCATCATGCCGGTTCTGATCATCTTGTGTGCAGCCGGAAGTGTTCTGTCCATCGTTTTAACGCTTCGGGACAAGAAATATCCTACAGAATACAGTCTTCTCAAAGAAGCAGCATAA
- a CDS encoding TetR/AcrR family transcriptional regulator has protein sequence MGYKKSRNTKEKIINACRRLFYENGYINTRYEDLSEATGLSPGVIHYHFQSKKNMAGIIYDEFLTSNKALVNQLLEEEYELQIRTAVEIRSYMNLLLSDDKFKRFYLEICQDRVIVDLFRETGVYFYQLHRDEYNLDISDGMIAMINITSAAAETELIMNYFKGDRAYSFEDIVEFNIRLNYELMAIDYEKINEIVEMSRYIYDTLQVRFKDHFELDIQVVGQGGE, from the coding sequence ATGGGGTATAAAAAGAGTCGAAATACAAAGGAAAAAATAATCAACGCCTGTCGCAGGCTGTTTTACGAAAACGGGTACATCAATACGCGTTATGAAGATCTTAGCGAAGCTACAGGTCTAAGTCCTGGTGTGATCCACTATCATTTTCAGAGCAAAAAAAACATGGCGGGGATCATCTACGATGAATTTCTCACATCCAACAAGGCTCTTGTCAATCAGCTTCTGGAAGAGGAATACGAACTCCAAATAAGAACTGCGGTAGAGATCCGGTCGTACATGAATTTGCTGCTGTCCGATGATAAGTTCAAGAGATTCTATCTGGAGATCTGTCAGGACCGGGTCATTGTGGATCTTTTTCGGGAGACGGGCGTCTACTTCTACCAACTCCACCGGGATGAATACAATCTGGACATCAGCGATGGAATGATCGCCATGATCAACATCACCTCAGCTGCAGCAGAGACGGAACTGATCATGAATTACTTTAAAGGGGACCGGGCCTATTCTTTCGAAGACATCGTGGAATTCAACATTCGTTTGAATTATGAACTGATGGCCATCGATTATGAAAAGATCAACGAGATCGTCGAAATGTCCCGATACATTTACGATACGCTCCAGGTCCGATTCAAGGATCATTTTGAGCTGGACATCCAGGTAGTGGGGCAAGGCGGGGAGTAA
- a CDS encoding TetR/AcrR family transcriptional regulator: protein MTRKKNEETQEKIMACTKKLFQEHGYNKTSIRMIAKEMEFKNQASFYIYFKSKDHLTAMILEENSKEVRKFIDSLEWEDTTPLHDLILENLIISEILKDEANRRFYTEAQWQQTLPSMMRQVPNYIDYLHKNLETTITKEELELNIFSYVKLFCSMCQAIDNKETNVTYLEAMKRMPYVFLDLVGVERRLHETIIHETLDLFHRIPEAEIQKLFFFHE, encoded by the coding sequence ATGACCCGAAAAAAAAATGAAGAAACTCAAGAGAAAATCATGGCCTGTACAAAAAAATTATTCCAGGAGCATGGCTATAACAAAACATCCATACGCATGATTGCCAAAGAAATGGAATTTAAAAACCAGGCCTCCTTTTACATCTACTTCAAGAGTAAGGATCATCTTACTGCCATGATCCTGGAAGAAAACTCCAAGGAGGTTCGCAAATTTATCGACTCCCTGGAGTGGGAGGATACAACTCCTCTCCATGATTTGATACTGGAGAATCTGATCATTTCAGAAATTCTGAAAGACGAAGCCAATCGCCGCTTTTATACGGAAGCCCAATGGCAGCAGACCTTGCCCAGCATGATGCGTCAGGTGCCCAATTATATCGACTATTTGCACAAAAACTTGGAAACCACCATCACGAAAGAAGAGCTGGAACTTAACATTTTTTCCTATGTAAAACTGTTTTGCAGTATGTGTCAGGCCATCGACAACAAGGAGACCAATGTAACATATTTGGAAGCCATGAAACGGATGCCTTACGTATTTCTGGATTTGGTCGGCGTTGAACGAAGACTGCATGAAACGATCATCCACGAGACCTTGGACCTTTTTCATCGAATACCAGAGGCGGAGATCCAGAAGCTGTTCTTTTTTCACGAATGA
- a CDS encoding uroporphyrinogen decarboxylase family protein, whose translation MSRPAFSEKEFEVKGMYPGVECFEVMGAPMSVPESPEYDRPISVRENWKLLFEGNKPYWIPETGWIFCDQIQFRPRICPDNVANHQVFDGGPQYDYTTLGKVSHSHWFDLDWEWDYSISGATVVGGSPKVPDINRWEEYVEIPKMEDMDWDLHLEENREYLKVDKLRELGIQAGLWERLMGLMDVSNAAIALVDDDQKEGVHRFFSKLCDFYDAYITKMKELYDLDAVYFHDDWGHQRAPFFSMDTVREMLLPYLKRIVETTHKNGMYFEHHSCGKAQDLMPVFIEAGVDMWCGQCEINDQDMLAQKYKDAPIIVGVGNPNVPIDATVEEVKKIAYDWVERYKNCKVAAIFGLDPNFPTENFQLFRRYVYEYSRNAFQDME comes from the coding sequence ATGTCAAGACCTGCATTTAGCGAAAAGGAATTCGAAGTAAAGGGTATGTATCCGGGTGTGGAGTGTTTCGAAGTCATGGGAGCACCCATGAGCGTGCCAGAATCTCCCGAGTATGACCGACCTATCTCCGTACGGGAAAACTGGAAACTGTTGTTTGAAGGGAATAAGCCATATTGGATTCCCGAAACCGGCTGGATTTTTTGCGATCAGATCCAGTTTCGGCCAAGGATATGCCCAGACAACGTGGCCAACCACCAGGTTTTTGACGGAGGACCCCAATACGATTACACCACATTGGGTAAAGTCAGCCACAGCCATTGGTTCGATTTGGACTGGGAATGGGATTATTCCATATCCGGTGCCACCGTGGTGGGCGGTTCTCCCAAAGTGCCGGACATTAATCGCTGGGAAGAATACGTGGAGATTCCGAAAATGGAAGACATGGATTGGGATCTGCATTTGGAAGAAAACAGGGAATATCTGAAAGTGGATAAACTCCGAGAGTTGGGCATTCAAGCCGGACTGTGGGAGCGGTTGATGGGACTGATGGATGTGAGTAATGCCGCTATAGCCCTGGTGGACGACGACCAGAAAGAAGGTGTGCATCGATTCTTCAGCAAATTGTGTGATTTTTACGATGCCTACATCACAAAAATGAAAGAACTCTATGATCTGGATGCCGTGTACTTCCACGACGACTGGGGTCATCAAAGAGCGCCTTTCTTTTCCATGGACACCGTTCGTGAGATGCTGCTTCCTTATCTGAAGCGGATCGTGGAGACCACCCATAAAAATGGCATGTATTTCGAACACCATAGCTGCGGGAAAGCCCAGGATCTGATGCCTGTATTCATTGAAGCGGGAGTAGATATGTGGTGTGGCCAATGCGAGATCAACGACCAGGACATGCTGGCTCAAAAGTACAAAGATGCACCCATCATCGTCGGTGTTGGAAATCCCAACGTTCCGATAGATGCCACGGTGGAAGAAGTAAAGAAAATCGCCTATGACTGGGTGGAACGATACAAGAACTGCAAGGTGGCGGCAATATTTGGACTGGATCCAAATTTCCCTACCGAGAATTTCCAACTATTTAGAAGATATGTGTATGAGTACAGCCGAAATGCATTTCAAGATATGGAATAA
- a CDS encoding MFS transporter — protein MKKAWTMATIAILTGIVFVIGLYKVPPTMVLLMSDLQIDMTVVGLTMSVCAIAAMIASLPGGAIMQKFGPKSVGIAAIIMAALGCIIGIVSNNFTVFLIGRALEGASFGIIAIVVTTIIAIWFPAEKRGLPMSIFTLWVSFGMLIIFNVTNLIVPSFGWRGVWWLHLLLLGVFLVLFATVINYPEKQVDSGQQSVQPQVSILEGFKSLGAWILGIIFLLYAVGNVIFNTYYPTFLQQSLGLELSTSNFYTSIATLGMLFCGVTIGIVLNKVKNKNHPFLLFLAMILSTAVSYYQFRITAIAYLPVILFFFGVIWQMVPPILHTIAPDVATGPETIPATLSVVTVCSAVGGMIGPVILGPIVAAANGNWAATGFPLLLILFVGVLASVFLMFMMKKKYQVTKKQETASVEVG, from the coding sequence ATGAAAAAAGCGTGGACAATGGCGACCATCGCCATTCTAACAGGGATCGTATTTGTTATTGGTCTCTATAAAGTGCCACCCACTATGGTTCTGCTTATGAGTGATCTTCAAATCGACATGACCGTTGTAGGTTTGACCATGTCGGTTTGTGCCATCGCCGCCATGATCGCATCCTTGCCCGGTGGTGCCATCATGCAGAAATTTGGACCGAAAAGCGTGGGAATCGCAGCAATCATTATGGCTGCATTGGGTTGTATCATCGGCATCGTCAGCAACAACTTCACTGTTTTTCTGATCGGCAGGGCATTGGAAGGTGCATCCTTTGGAATTATTGCGATCGTGGTCACTACCATTATTGCCATTTGGTTTCCTGCGGAAAAACGGGGGCTACCCATGTCGATCTTTACCCTTTGGGTTTCTTTTGGGATGCTGATCATCTTCAATGTGACCAACTTGATCGTTCCCAGCTTCGGGTGGAGAGGCGTTTGGTGGTTGCATCTGCTTTTATTAGGTGTTTTTCTAGTGCTCTTTGCCACTGTAATCAATTATCCAGAAAAACAGGTAGACAGTGGGCAACAGTCCGTCCAACCACAGGTTTCCATCCTGGAAGGGTTCAAATCCCTTGGGGCATGGATTTTGGGAATTATATTTTTGCTGTATGCCGTTGGGAATGTGATATTTAATACATATTATCCAACATTTCTGCAACAGAGTTTGGGATTGGAACTGTCAACGTCAAATTTCTATACCAGCATAGCAACTTTGGGGATGCTTTTCTGTGGTGTCACCATAGGAATCGTTCTCAACAAAGTTAAAAACAAAAATCATCCCTTTTTGCTGTTTTTGGCAATGATCCTGAGTACGGCTGTTTCTTATTATCAATTTCGGATCACGGCAATTGCATACCTGCCAGTCATTCTCTTCTTCTTTGGTGTAATCTGGCAAATGGTTCCGCCGATTCTTCATACCATTGCACCAGACGTTGCAACCGGGCCGGAAACCATTCCGGCAACCCTTTCTGTTGTAACCGTGTGTTCTGCAGTCGGAGGGATGATCGGACCTGTGATCCTTGGGCCCATCGTCGCAGCCGCAAACGGTAATTGGGCAGCTACCGGCTTCCCGTTGTTGCTGATCCTGTTCGTCGGAGTGTTGGCATCCGTTTTTCTGATGTTCATGATGAAAAAGAAATATCAGGTAACAAAAAAGCAGGAAACCGCTTCAGTAGAAGTGGGATAG
- a CDS encoding TetR/AcrR family transcriptional regulator, with product MDNKNTMKRKILDTAIRIFYDFGYNDTSLNMIAKSCNITKPLITYHFKTKSNLANEVNLYCNTVNKNMITKKIYDCCGVYEEKINTAVELILKTHQFRVDEKAYRFYHERANASFDNVFTSGSIELYNVHNRRYHLKMNAEIDELAMCAIASRASSTALTISYFSGHIQSSFEDFCDYVVSFPFRLMHFSDEDILDILNESKKLINELDFKFEPYFCIV from the coding sequence ATGGACAATAAAAACACAATGAAAAGAAAGATTTTAGACACCGCTATAAGAATATTTTACGATTTTGGTTATAATGACACTTCTTTAAATATGATCGCAAAGTCCTGCAATATTACCAAACCTTTGATTACTTATCATTTTAAAACAAAATCCAATTTAGCAAATGAAGTGAATCTATATTGTAATACTGTTAACAAAAATATGATCACTAAGAAAATTTACGATTGTTGTGGCGTATACGAAGAAAAAATCAACACGGCTGTGGAATTGATTTTGAAAACACACCAATTTCGAGTAGACGAAAAAGCGTATCGATTTTATCATGAAAGAGCAAATGCTAGTTTTGATAATGTTTTTACTTCGGGTTCCATCGAACTATATAATGTACACAATAGAAGGTACCACCTGAAAATGAATGCCGAAATTGATGAGTTGGCGATGTGTGCGATAGCTTCCAGAGCGTCTAGTACAGCGCTAACCATATCTTATTTTTCAGGTCATATCCAATCAAGTTTTGAAGATTTTTGTGATTATGTAGTAAGTTTTCCTTTTCGGCTAATGCATTTTTCAGATGAAGATATACTCGACATTCTTAACGAAAGCAAAAAATTAATAAACGAATTAGATTTTAAATTTGAGCCGTATTTTTGTATTGTGTAA
- a CDS encoding MFS transporter, which yields MEKKSIYSLKSIRYGVTNGFSTLLTTVASTFWAIFLTSAVGLETAVMATVLTIGSLADLISIPIVGVVMQKTKFKKGGKYRPWLVIGGVGAALLRWLSFTDIGLTGMGRAIWFAGTYILTYLLFNFAYTAFTGLLPLMAKDPRERVAFSSARVMLNSVGKFLFSLTSVALISAFSGGGEGSSFGYSMFALLIAVLVSFGFIQLFFASKEYDVIESISDEKRIGKMKDQYDATIWEMLKSSITKPYLLYLISAVAKACIFFSIMGLAAYYYNYVVGDMSKLTLFLSLSTFLMIIGSFITPFVNKVLKGGRNTYIFGVSIFGICLALAYFLGNTAMSFTVLLALGYFGYSFAHASEVAIFTMIADYNEWKSGKNVKPFMMSLFSLTPKIATTVGAAIVGFGLVGIGFDAENVTADAISGIRILISLLPAVFAAISAIALVFFPLTDQKVTQLQNEMEEKKQATQIKKEEIV from the coding sequence ATGGAAAAGAAGAGCATTTATTCGTTGAAGTCAATACGGTATGGTGTCACAAACGGATTTTCAACACTGTTAACAACAGTGGCGTCGACATTTTGGGCGATTTTCTTGACTTCTGCTGTGGGACTTGAAACAGCGGTAATGGCAACTGTATTAACTATTGGTAGCTTGGCAGATCTTATCTCTATTCCTATAGTCGGAGTTGTGATGCAAAAGACAAAATTCAAAAAAGGTGGTAAGTATCGGCCATGGTTGGTCATAGGCGGAGTTGGAGCTGCATTGCTTCGCTGGTTATCCTTTACCGATATTGGTCTTACCGGGATGGGCAGAGCTATCTGGTTTGCGGGAACATACATTCTTACCTATCTTTTGTTTAATTTTGCTTATACCGCGTTCACAGGATTGCTTCCCTTGATGGCGAAAGATCCTCGAGAACGTGTTGCTTTTTCGTCTGCACGTGTAATGTTGAACTCGGTTGGCAAGTTTTTATTTAGTTTGACCAGCGTAGCGTTGATCTCTGCGTTCAGTGGAGGTGGAGAAGGTTCAAGTTTTGGTTATTCCATGTTTGCTCTATTGATAGCCGTCCTTGTCAGTTTTGGATTTATTCAATTATTCTTTGCATCCAAAGAATATGACGTCATTGAATCCATTTCCGATGAAAAAAGAATTGGAAAGATGAAGGATCAATATGATGCCACTATTTGGGAAATGTTAAAAAGCTCTATTACGAAGCCCTATTTATTGTACTTAATAAGCGCAGTAGCGAAAGCATGCATATTCTTCTCGATTATGGGACTCGCAGCTTATTACTACAACTATGTGGTGGGGGACATGAGCAAGTTGACTCTGTTTTTGTCGCTGAGCACATTTCTTATGATCATAGGTTCGTTCATTACTCCCTTTGTTAATAAGGTTTTAAAAGGTGGAAGAAATACATATATTTTTGGTGTTTCAATTTTTGGTATTTGCTTGGCCTTGGCTTACTTTTTAGGGAATACGGCAATGTCGTTTACCGTGTTGTTAGCACTTGGATATTTCGGCTACTCTTTTGCCCACGCATCGGAGGTAGCAATCTTTACCATGATCGCGGATTATAATGAATGGAAATCTGGGAAGAATGTAAAACCTTTTATGATGAGCTTGTTTTCATTGACTCCCAAAATTGCTACTACGGTAGGAGCGGCAATCGTAGGATTTGGACTGGTCGGAATAGGTTTTGATGCTGAAAATGTAACAGCAGATGCAATCAGTGGAATCCGAATTTTGATCAGCTTGTTACCTGCAGTCTTTGCAGCAATTAGTGCAATCGCACTTGTTTTCTTTCCATTAACGGATCAAAAGGTTACACAACTTCAAAATGAAATGGAAGAAAAGAAGCAGGCTACTCAGATAAAGAAGGAGGAAATAGTATGA